A section of the Pedobacter sp. HDW13 genome encodes:
- a CDS encoding N-acetylmuramidase domain-containing protein translates to MNLTKKQISDVAAGIGVDYASLMAFMSVESGGIGFDTATGKIIIQFEPAWFKKKAPYAPSGLWSVNKVEKQSKEWLAFNDAYYKNADAAMESTSIGIGQIMGFHFKRLGYKTVGAMWEHARTGELAQLEQMAKFIATDSRLLNALMVKNWHLVAVYYNGGGYKELAEKYNREPYNISMEKAYLKYK, encoded by the coding sequence ATGAATTTAACAAAGAAGCAAATCAGTGATGTAGCGGCAGGGATAGGTGTAGATTATGCTTCCTTGATGGCATTTATGTCGGTTGAGTCTGGCGGTATCGGGTTCGATACTGCTACAGGCAAAATAATTATTCAGTTTGAGCCAGCTTGGTTCAAGAAAAAAGCGCCTTATGCCCCGTCTGGGTTATGGTCGGTTAACAAAGTTGAAAAACAATCTAAAGAGTGGTTAGCCTTTAATGATGCTTATTATAAGAATGCAGATGCAGCAATGGAAAGCACTTCGATTGGTATAGGCCAAATTATGGGCTTTCATTTTAAAAGGTTAGGGTACAAGACTGTAGGGGCTATGTGGGAACACGCGCGCACGGGTGAGTTAGCTCAGCTGGAGCAAATGGCAAAATTTATTGCCACTGATTCGCGATTGCTCAACGCTTTAATGGTTAAGAATTGGCATTTAGTGGCAGTCTATTATAACGGAGGTGGTTATAAAGAACTTGCCGAGAAGTATAACAGAGAGCCATATAATATCAGTATGGAAAAAGCTTATTTAAAATACAAGTAA